A region from the Xenopus laevis strain J_2021 chromosome 4S, Xenopus_laevis_v10.1, whole genome shotgun sequence genome encodes:
- the plekhf1.S gene encoding pleckstrin homology domain-containing family F member 1 isoform X2 — MRLSRTMVDQLAFTEINAQRIAVVENCFGASGQPLSAPGRVLVGEGILTKECRKKPKPRVFFLFSDILVYGNIVINKVRYNTQRILPLEDVTVEILPDSVDMRNRWMIKTTKKSFVISAASYSERKEWICHIEECIHQLLQKTGRQPSKEHAAPWIPDKATDICMRCTQTNFTMVNRRHHCRKCGFVVCHECSKHKFLIPAIKSKPVRVCSLCYRKLVSERIAIEEELKRHERQFHDAVPQYDPSSEDSDEDPDRQGAWPLNEDFYSSTWSAFHT; from the exons ATGAG GTTATCCCGTACGATGGTTGACCAACTGGCTTTCACAGAGATCAATGCCCAGCGAATTGCAGTTGTAGAAAATTGCTTTGGCGCATCAGGCCAGCCTTTATCTGCCCCAGGAAGAGTTCTTGTGGGAGAAGGAATATTAACGAAAGAATGCAGAAAAAAGCCCAAGCCAAGAGTTTTTTTCCTCTTCAGCGACATCTTAGTGTATGGAAATATTGTCATAAATAAGGTCAGATATAACACACAGCGTATTCTCCCCCTTGAAGATGTTACTGTTGAGATACTTCCAGACAGTGTCGACATGAGAAACCGCTGGATGATAAAGACCACAAAGAAATCATTTGTGATTTCTGCAGCCTCCTACTCTGAAAGGAAAGAATGGATTTGTCATATAGAGGAATGCATCCACCAACTCCTTCAGAAGACCGGACGACAACCATCAAAGGAACACGCAGCACCTTGGATACCCGACAAAGCCACCGACATTTGTATGCGCTGTACACAAACAAACTTCACTATGGTAAATCGCAGGCATCACTGTCGCAAATGTGGCTTTGTTGTATGTCACGAATGCTCAAAGCACAAGTTTTTGATTCCGGCAATAAAATCCAAACCAGTGAGAGTCTGCAGTTTATGTTACAGAAAGTTGGTATCGGAGAGAATAGCCATTGAAGAGGAATTGAAAAGGCATGAAAGACAATTTCACGATGCAGTACCACAGTATGATCCATCCAGTGAGGACAGCGATGAGGACCCTGATAGGCAAGGGGCATGGCCTTTAAATGAAGATTTCTATTCTTCAACGTGGTCCGCTTTTCACACCTGA
- the plekhf1.S gene encoding pleckstrin homology domain-containing family F member 1 isoform X1, whose amino-acid sequence MVACSSCTKPSCQLSRTMVDQLAFTEINAQRIAVVENCFGASGQPLSAPGRVLVGEGILTKECRKKPKPRVFFLFSDILVYGNIVINKVRYNTQRILPLEDVTVEILPDSVDMRNRWMIKTTKKSFVISAASYSERKEWICHIEECIHQLLQKTGRQPSKEHAAPWIPDKATDICMRCTQTNFTMVNRRHHCRKCGFVVCHECSKHKFLIPAIKSKPVRVCSLCYRKLVSERIAIEEELKRHERQFHDAVPQYDPSSEDSDEDPDRQGAWPLNEDFYSSTWSAFHT is encoded by the exons atggtggcttgcTCCTCTTGCACCAAGCCCAGCTGTCA GTTATCCCGTACGATGGTTGACCAACTGGCTTTCACAGAGATCAATGCCCAGCGAATTGCAGTTGTAGAAAATTGCTTTGGCGCATCAGGCCAGCCTTTATCTGCCCCAGGAAGAGTTCTTGTGGGAGAAGGAATATTAACGAAAGAATGCAGAAAAAAGCCCAAGCCAAGAGTTTTTTTCCTCTTCAGCGACATCTTAGTGTATGGAAATATTGTCATAAATAAGGTCAGATATAACACACAGCGTATTCTCCCCCTTGAAGATGTTACTGTTGAGATACTTCCAGACAGTGTCGACATGAGAAACCGCTGGATGATAAAGACCACAAAGAAATCATTTGTGATTTCTGCAGCCTCCTACTCTGAAAGGAAAGAATGGATTTGTCATATAGAGGAATGCATCCACCAACTCCTTCAGAAGACCGGACGACAACCATCAAAGGAACACGCAGCACCTTGGATACCCGACAAAGCCACCGACATTTGTATGCGCTGTACACAAACAAACTTCACTATGGTAAATCGCAGGCATCACTGTCGCAAATGTGGCTTTGTTGTATGTCACGAATGCTCAAAGCACAAGTTTTTGATTCCGGCAATAAAATCCAAACCAGTGAGAGTCTGCAGTTTATGTTACAGAAAGTTGGTATCGGAGAGAATAGCCATTGAAGAGGAATTGAAAAGGCATGAAAGACAATTTCACGATGCAGTACCACAGTATGATCCATCCAGTGAGGACAGCGATGAGGACCCTGATAGGCAAGGGGCATGGCCTTTAAATGAAGATTTCTATTCTTCAACGTGGTCCGCTTTTCACACCTGA
- the plekhf1.S gene encoding pleckstrin homology domain-containing family F member 1 isoform X3, producing MVDQLAFTEINAQRIAVVENCFGASGQPLSAPGRVLVGEGILTKECRKKPKPRVFFLFSDILVYGNIVINKVRYNTQRILPLEDVTVEILPDSVDMRNRWMIKTTKKSFVISAASYSERKEWICHIEECIHQLLQKTGRQPSKEHAAPWIPDKATDICMRCTQTNFTMVNRRHHCRKCGFVVCHECSKHKFLIPAIKSKPVRVCSLCYRKLVSERIAIEEELKRHERQFHDAVPQYDPSSEDSDEDPDRQGAWPLNEDFYSSTWSAFHT from the coding sequence ATGGTTGACCAACTGGCTTTCACAGAGATCAATGCCCAGCGAATTGCAGTTGTAGAAAATTGCTTTGGCGCATCAGGCCAGCCTTTATCTGCCCCAGGAAGAGTTCTTGTGGGAGAAGGAATATTAACGAAAGAATGCAGAAAAAAGCCCAAGCCAAGAGTTTTTTTCCTCTTCAGCGACATCTTAGTGTATGGAAATATTGTCATAAATAAGGTCAGATATAACACACAGCGTATTCTCCCCCTTGAAGATGTTACTGTTGAGATACTTCCAGACAGTGTCGACATGAGAAACCGCTGGATGATAAAGACCACAAAGAAATCATTTGTGATTTCTGCAGCCTCCTACTCTGAAAGGAAAGAATGGATTTGTCATATAGAGGAATGCATCCACCAACTCCTTCAGAAGACCGGACGACAACCATCAAAGGAACACGCAGCACCTTGGATACCCGACAAAGCCACCGACATTTGTATGCGCTGTACACAAACAAACTTCACTATGGTAAATCGCAGGCATCACTGTCGCAAATGTGGCTTTGTTGTATGTCACGAATGCTCAAAGCACAAGTTTTTGATTCCGGCAATAAAATCCAAACCAGTGAGAGTCTGCAGTTTATGTTACAGAAAGTTGGTATCGGAGAGAATAGCCATTGAAGAGGAATTGAAAAGGCATGAAAGACAATTTCACGATGCAGTACCACAGTATGATCCATCCAGTGAGGACAGCGATGAGGACCCTGATAGGCAAGGGGCATGGCCTTTAAATGAAGATTTCTATTCTTCAACGTGGTCCGCTTTTCACACCTGA